The following coding sequences are from one Capsicum annuum cultivar UCD-10X-F1 chromosome 3, UCD10Xv1.1, whole genome shotgun sequence window:
- the LOC107866299 gene encoding NAC domain-containing protein 76 isoform X2, with amino-acid sequence MMMSAAANGQLSVPPGFRFHPTDEELLYYYLRKKVSYEAIDLDVIREVDLNKLEPWHLKEICRIGSGPQNEWYFFSHKDKKYPTGTRTNRATTAGFWKATGRDKAIYLSNSKRIGMRKTLVFYTGRAPHGQKTDWIMHEYRLDDNTAEVEEDGWVVCRVFKKKNYTTSFQHEIGDDHEERLHFTDQMKAGSAGGLTEPSKQIMQQPQAACYGYASSFDGSMHLPQLLSPDLSLPCPLPPLSNVNNIECSPHHNLLRLTSAGPASAFNIPQQHDKFSGDWSFLDKLLASNQGALQSQTTTGDLDNPTSTQKYPIFHHHAFDPDLLKFSK; translated from the exons ATGATGATGTCCGCAGCAGCAAACGGGCAGCTTTCAGTTCCTCCAGGGTTTCGTTTCCATCCGACGGATGAAGAGCTTCTTTATTATTATCTCAGGAAGAAAGTTTCCTACGAAGCAATAGACTTGGACGTTATTAGAGAAGTGGATCTTAACAAACTTGAACCATGGCATCTCAAAG AAATTTGTAGAATTGGATCAGGTCCACAGAATGAATGGTACTTTTTCAGCCACAAGGACAAGAAGTACCCTACTGGGACTCGAACAAATCGAGCGACTACAGCTGGATTTTGGAAGGCGACAGGGAGAGATAAGGCAATATACCTTAGCAATTCCAAGAGGATTGGGATGAGGAAAACTCTTGTATTTTACACCGGACGCGCCCCTCATGGCCAAAAGACTGACTGGATCATGCATGAGTATCGCCTTGACGACAACACTGCGGAAGTTGAG GAAGACGGATGGGTTGTATGTAGAGTGttcaagaaaaagaattacaCTACAAGTTTTCAACACGAGATAGGAGATGATCACGAGGAAAGGTTACATTTTACCGATCAAATGAAGGCAGGAAGTGCTGGTGGGTTGACAGAACCTTCAAAACAAATTATGCAACAACCTCAAGCAGCTTGCTACGGCTATGCATCATCCTTTGATGGTTCTATGCACCTTCCTCAACTGCTAAGTCCAGACTTGTCACTTCCATGTCCACTCCCTCCCTTGAGTAACGTGAACAACATCGAATGTTCTCCTCATCACAACCTATTGAGGCTAACATCAGCAGGACCTGCTAGCGCTTTCAACATTCCTCAACAACACGATAAATTTAGTGGCGACTGGTCTTTCTTGGATAAGCTTCTTGCTTCAAACCAAGGCGCCCTACAGTCCCAGACAACTACTGGAGATTTGGATAACCCCACAAGCACACAAAAATATCCAATATTCCATCACCATGCCTTTGATCCCGATCTGTTAAAATTCTCAAAGTAG
- the LOC107866299 gene encoding NAC domain-containing protein 76 isoform X1 translates to MMMSAAANGQLSVPPGFRFHPTDEELLYYYLRKKVSYEAIDLDVIREVDLNKLEPWHLKEICRIGSGPQNEWYFFSHKDKKYPTGTRTNRATTAGFWKATGRDKAIYLSNSKRIGMRKTLVFYTGRAPHGQKTDWIMHEYRLDDNTAEVEPLQEDGWVVCRVFKKKNYTTSFQHEIGDDHEERLHFTDQMKAGSAGGLTEPSKQIMQQPQAACYGYASSFDGSMHLPQLLSPDLSLPCPLPPLSNVNNIECSPHHNLLRLTSAGPASAFNIPQQHDKFSGDWSFLDKLLASNQGALQSQTTTGDLDNPTSTQKYPIFHHHAFDPDLLKFSK, encoded by the exons ATGATGATGTCCGCAGCAGCAAACGGGCAGCTTTCAGTTCCTCCAGGGTTTCGTTTCCATCCGACGGATGAAGAGCTTCTTTATTATTATCTCAGGAAGAAAGTTTCCTACGAAGCAATAGACTTGGACGTTATTAGAGAAGTGGATCTTAACAAACTTGAACCATGGCATCTCAAAG AAATTTGTAGAATTGGATCAGGTCCACAGAATGAATGGTACTTTTTCAGCCACAAGGACAAGAAGTACCCTACTGGGACTCGAACAAATCGAGCGACTACAGCTGGATTTTGGAAGGCGACAGGGAGAGATAAGGCAATATACCTTAGCAATTCCAAGAGGATTGGGATGAGGAAAACTCTTGTATTTTACACCGGACGCGCCCCTCATGGCCAAAAGACTGACTGGATCATGCATGAGTATCGCCTTGACGACAACACTGCGGAAGTTGAG CCATTGCAGGAAGACGGATGGGTTGTATGTAGAGTGttcaagaaaaagaattacaCTACAAGTTTTCAACACGAGATAGGAGATGATCACGAGGAAAGGTTACATTTTACCGATCAAATGAAGGCAGGAAGTGCTGGTGGGTTGACAGAACCTTCAAAACAAATTATGCAACAACCTCAAGCAGCTTGCTACGGCTATGCATCATCCTTTGATGGTTCTATGCACCTTCCTCAACTGCTAAGTCCAGACTTGTCACTTCCATGTCCACTCCCTCCCTTGAGTAACGTGAACAACATCGAATGTTCTCCTCATCACAACCTATTGAGGCTAACATCAGCAGGACCTGCTAGCGCTTTCAACATTCCTCAACAACACGATAAATTTAGTGGCGACTGGTCTTTCTTGGATAAGCTTCTTGCTTCAAACCAAGGCGCCCTACAGTCCCAGACAACTACTGGAGATTTGGATAACCCCACAAGCACACAAAAATATCCAATATTCCATCACCATGCCTTTGATCCCGATCTGTTAAAATTCTCAAAGTAG